Proteins co-encoded in one Octopus bimaculoides isolate UCB-OBI-ISO-001 chromosome 7, ASM119413v2, whole genome shotgun sequence genomic window:
- the LOC106873583 gene encoding uncharacterized protein LOC106873583 has protein sequence MLAKVDNDFLHSCQADHNGVRRCMTAQCSAVKKLPSAWWGLFVTFQNETKPHVAAEFWWRNSFMSKYAETPEWETLLKSLISLEPRLIDENLIFCPTFFLLTEYFQKCLLSFLNQHLAELPEQSTQEFLATIQQNIQYAPNNRIQSLFNHFQYNCRLTWNQTFLPNNHFPHVISKQNQEILNDILKSAASTHQYSPFLPSFVRERQLQIPDGNITSIDDVISLQEQCSNIIVPESPVIVIHSDSSSEESMEMTNEGAIEPESSKSTNIPVQESSKSPSPMEVPKPPSPVEVPSDKLPPEIEMKANQLKYVWQHGDKPQNVLPPELNLFVECSDQQVHQICHMLDVESLSESSFAMICKHFAEVGNQISYANSLVLAKDCILPRFVVQSKQNSRLLVSAIVTFSQQFPKPFVDGVLIPCAKNKKIDLPQAKLLTIVNKDAFTSNTRLYLLEQLSKSCPSIEPGILLLLENILDGKLELSSDQLSQLLQWLKKTSTVEQHSNSKYGRFLLTFVNKYKKQLKKEHISCLHQIVEHHETFLKNTIISALKTLARTLEDKA, from the exons ATGTTGGCGAAAGTTGACAACGATTTCTTACATTCCTGTCAAGCTGACCACAACGGAGTTCGGAGGTGCATGACAGCACAATGTAGTGCTGTAAAGAAACTTCCCAGTGCTTGGTGGGGACTTTTTGttacttttcaaaatgaaacaaagccaCATGTTGCAGCTGAATTCTGGTGGCGCAATAGTTTTATGTCGAAATATGCAGAAACACCAGAATGGGAAACTTTGTTGAAGTCTCTGATTTCTCTGGAACCTCGACTAATTGATGAGAATTTAATCTT ttgCCCCACCTTCTTTCTCCTGACAGAATATTTCCAAAAATGTTTGCTATCATTTTTGAATCAACATTTGGCTGAACTTCCTGAGCAGTCTACACAAGAATTCCTGGCTACCATTCAACAAAATATCCAATATGCCCCCAACAACAGGATCCAGTCTCTTTTCAACCATTTTCAGTACAATTGTAGATTAACTTGGAACCAAACTTTTCTTCCAAATAACCATTTTCCCCATGTCATCTCCAAACAAAACCAAGAGATACTAAACGACATATTGAAGTCAGCAGCGTCAACACACCAATACAGTCCTTTCTTACCTTCATTTGTTAGAGAGCGGCAGCTACAAATTCCTG ATGGAAACATTACAAGTATAGATGATGTGATATCTCTTCAAGAGCAATGCAGTAATATAATAGTGCCAGAAAGTCCAGTCATTG TTATTCATTCTGACAGTAGTAGTGAAGAATCTATGGAAATGACAAATGAAGGAGCAATCGAACCCGAATCCAGTAAATCTACAAATATTCCAGTTCAAGAATCTAGCAAATCCCCATCACCAATGGAAGTTCccaaaccaccatcaccagtggAAGTGCCTTCTGATAAATTACCACCAGAAATAGAA ATGAAGGCCAACCAGTTGAAGTATGTCTGGCAACATGGAGACAAACCCCAGAATGTGTTACCACCAGAATTGAACCTTTTTGTTGAATGTTCAGACCAACAG GTTCACCAAATCTGCCACATGTTAGATGTTGAGTCCCTGTCAGAATCCTCTTTTGCTATGATATGCAAACATTTTGCTGAAGTCGGCAATCAAATCAGTTATGCCAACAGTCTGGTCTTGGCCAAAGATTGTATTCTTCCTCGG TTTGTGGTGCAGTCCAAGCAAAATTCCAGGCTCTTAGTCTCTGCAATTGTTACCTTCAGTCAACAATTCCCAAAGCCATTTGTGGATGGAGTCTTAATTCCCTgtgcaaagaacaaaaaaattg ATTTACCTCAAGCCAAGCTGTTAACCATTGTCAATAAGGATGCCTTTACTTCTAATACCAGACTCTACCTCCTGGA GCAGCTGTCCAAGAGTTGCCCCAGCATTGAACCTGGAATCCTGTTATTGCTAGAGAATATTCTAGATGGAAag CTGGAATTGTCATCTGATCAACTTTCCCAATTACTGCAATGGCTAAAGAAGACCTCCACTGTTGAACAGCATTCCAATAGCAAATATGGGAGATTTTTGCtcacatttgtaaataaatataaaaaacag TTGAAAAAAGAACATATTTCTTGCCTTCACCAAATTGTTGAACACCATGAGACTTTCTTGAAGAATACAATAATCAGTGCCCTGAAGACTTTAGCAAGGACATTGGAGGACAAAGCTTAA